The genome window CATCGAAACATACTTAAAGTCTTATTAATTAATTTTATAAAACAGCTGGATTTAAATGAGATAAATGATTAACTTTCTTTCAGCCCGTCTATTAATAGTAAAAAGGAGGTAATATATCATAGCCCAGAACGATGATGTTAAAATGTTGAAATTTGCTTTGATATTGGCTGCAATTGTGTCATTAGTTTACGGACTTGGTTTTTTACTTATTCCTAATACCTTAGTCAAGTTATCTGGAGGTAGCCTCGTTGAAGCTAGCTGGCTACGTTGGCCAGGAGGGGTTCTTATTGCCTGGGCGATTGGTACTCTCATGGTTTTTGGTAAACCTGAGAAGCAGAATATTTTTGTGACATCCTTAGCCTTGGCACATTTACTCTCTGGTTTAGGATTACTATACAGTTGGATTGTGCGTGAATATGATGGAGCAACCTGGTTTATTGCAATACCAACCTGTCTTCTTTTGATCCTATCCGCTCTTCTTTACTGGAGTCGCAGTCAGGCCAAGAAAGTTCTTTAATCAAAGAAAAAGGTAATGCATTTTGATCTTCAGAAAGTTATTTATATATTTTTATTGTATTAGTTTATTGAAAAACTAAGCGATTAGTAAATTGATAAAGACGGGCTGAAAGAGTAGCTATATTTGTAAATTTATAGAAAGTTAATTATTACAAGTATTAGAGTAATATAAGCAAAGAAGCTCAGATTACCTTGAGATAAATTTTAATTAAATTTTTAATTTAATTCTTAATAAATAACAATCACTTCTTCTAATTTCCGATATACTTTTTTAGCCTCATCTCTCATGCAGAAGTTGCGAAACTCGTTCTGTCCGGGGAGTCTGGCCATTCCCAGCCCTTTAGCCATCAAGTTGAAGGATTTTTAAAAAGTTTATCGTATAAGTAAATTAGTATAAACAAAGGGGGGAATCATATGATAGTTTCAAATATTGTAAAAATAAGATTTAAAAGAAACTTTCCTGAACAGTCTTTGTGGGTTTTTATCGGAAAAGTTTTAGAGTTTACAGAAAACTGGATAAAGGTCGAAGGAAAAGGAATTATTGTTATATATGGACAAGTTAATCCAGTTGATATTGATGATGGGCTAAGGATATTGCTTGTGCCAAGGAAAAATATAGCTCACATAAGGTTACTTCCAGATGATTTTGATATAATCAAGATTGAGATCGAACGTAAAAATAATAGGTATTTTATTAAAGTTAAAGATGCTCCATCAACAAGTTTAGGTGAATTAGGGGGAAGGGCATAACATTTTTTGATATTCCTTTACTTGAGGGCTAGCTTACTTCACTACAAGTACGCTACAATTTCTTGCTTCATGAATTACAGCATTACTTACACTTCCAAGGAATAATTTTTGTAAACCGCTTACACCTCTGCTGCCGATAATGATCATGTCGTATCCTTCATCGTGAGCCGTATTTATGATGGTATCCGCGGGATGTCCTTCCTTTAAAATTGTACGTGCCTTTATATTTTTCTCTTCAAAAAATTTTAAAGCTTCTGACAACATCTTTTTTCTTTCATCTTGATGCTTTTCCATCACCTTTCTAATGCTTACCATTTGTTCAGGTGTAATGCTAAATGATATCAGGGGTATATCTCTTTCATAGACATGTATTATAGCAACTTCATCAACATTGCATCCTTTAGCGATTATAGAAGCTTCTTCCAGAGCTTTTTGACTGTGCTTCGATCCATCCATACATACTAAAATTTTCATATAAACCTCCATTATTTTATAAATTTTATTGGAAACCAGAGTATATTATATTTTATCACAGATAGGTGA of Candidatus Atribacteria bacterium contains these proteins:
- a CDS encoding DUF4345 domain-containing protein; the protein is MLKFALILAAIVSLVYGLGFLLIPNTLVKLSGGSLVEASWLRWPGGVLIAWAIGTLMVFGKPEKQNIFVTSLALAHLLSGLGLLYSWIVREYDGATWFIAIPTCLLLILSALLYWSRSQAKKVL
- a CDS encoding universal stress protein; the protein is MKILVCMDGSKHSQKALEEASIIAKGCNVDEVAIIHVYERDIPLISFSITPEQMVSIRKVMEKHQDERKKMLSEALKFFEEKNIKARTILKEGHPADTIINTAHDEGYDMIIIGSRGVSGLQKLFLGSVSNAVIHEARNCSVLVVK